The Scatophagus argus isolate fScaArg1 chromosome 4, fScaArg1.pri, whole genome shotgun sequence DNA window AGGCTGAGGCTTCCGGGctgcagacagagagtgagGCAGCAATACATTttatacgcacacacagacagatatctgtgttgtgtttcagcacaTTTTTGCCAGTGACATGAAACTATTAACCAAGAAAAATTAGACAAAACAATCCTTGCTGCATCCACTGATATATAAAACCAGCTTATGAGAGTAGTACCTCAAAAAGTGCTGGATAGATCATATGAATTTCCCAGCGGATATTTTTCCCCCTACTTATGAGATGGTTACTCCTGGAGTCAGGAATAAACGTGTGCATTTAAACGCAATTTTGAATGTGCTACAAAAGTGGAAGAACGTGATTTGGCTTCACatacacccccaccccacagTCACCCACGCGTCCATCAGCCTCGCTGACCGTGCACCATCAGCAGCTGACAAAGCCTGAGCAAACTAAACACTTGGCTCAACTATCTCATCTAGAACAACTAGCAGCTGCCAGAGGAGTTTGGATGTGGGGTGTGTAACGCTGACGCAGCCAAGCGGTTAGCGCACCTATAACCGGCTCTTGACCATCCGACGCGAGGGGGGTGCGTCTGTCCTTCTGGGATTCCCTCTGACCAGGCTTTTTCGGTTTAGCTCTCTTCTcgtcttcctccttcttctttttctttttctccttcgCCATTTCCACTTCGCTCATCAAGTCAAACGGGTCTGCATCGTCATCCAGAAGATTCCCGAACCTGTTCGCCACAACGCAACCGTAGGCGTCCGGCAGCATTTTAGCCTGTGTGTGATGAAGGgagaagaaattttaaaaaaaggctgagTCAAAGAGTGATTCCCTCCTCAAGGTGATCACATATCTGCAGCAAAACTAAATGTCGAAAACTACCGTTTGCCTGCCCAGCTACAACAGAAATGAGTTGCGGACAGTACGCTTCCGTGCTGCCCCAGTGAGCAACCAACAAATGGCCACGGCGGTTTTTAAGTGTTTGCACGTGTGGAGACAAGCGACACCACGCCCCTGTGCTCATCAATAGGCTTTTCACTAATCAATATTCATTGCGCAGACTGTGCTCCAGTCCTCTGCCAGTGTTGGTGGATTATTCTTTGCTTAGTCAGGTCTTGCTGCTGAGATTGGCACAGGGACTGAAGTCTACATAGCATTCAACAATAAAACCATAGTAACATTTCCATTGTAAAGCAAGATAGCCTAATAATGTTCAGCTACATTACATattgaaatattatttcatatAAAGTTAAAGTTAGTTAATCCTGctggaattaaaaaaagaacactaATCAATGGAAAACACCCTGGTAGGTATCCTGGGGCCCTCTGACAGCACCCCAAGGCCCTCAGGGGCCCTTGTAGTCCTAGAGAATGGAGGCCCTCTGAAATAGACAGATGAAAATATATTGTTGATAGGCATcgcaaattgtttttgttttgttatgacTCATTctattaatatatatttttatcaatCCAGGTTTTATAGCTGCGAAACTTAAAGAAAAGCAATTTTAAAATCTCTAACATCGTCACAATGTAAAGTCTGTGGAGAGGCTAAATCCCTCCCTTTTTCCGCTGGATATTAAttcaagagacaaaaaaaatacataggCTTAATTATTCTATGTTTACAAGATAATTTTGCAAATCACCCAGGAGAAAAGTGCAATGTAAAACAACGCTGAATGTATATGCTCATTGTGGGGAAATTAAGCAAGCGTTTCCTCATGCCATCATGCTGAGCTTAATTGCACCAATCAGTACTCCTTTCAGCACAGCAGACCAAGGCCTCTGTGTTCTATAAACACATTATCATTCAGTGCAATAGGATCGATGTAGACTGAATTTTCCAGTTAACAGTGAATGAgttggagacagacagacagacaacaatgGTTTCTGTTGTGAATAACAGTGAATAACTGAAATAACTCACAGGACACTATGACTATACATATTTCACATATATATTCACATATATTCATATGGACAGATTTTCTGAGCTGCTATCTCTACATTAAGATCGAACTAATTTGGATGCAGTATCTCAAATGGACAATATAATCCTTGATGATCTGACTTCCAGCTCATGTACGTGTGTAAGTAGAGCATATTACCTAATGTAAAATcttttgaaagacaaaagatTAACTGCATtgtggattttttaaaatagagAACAGAAACGCCAGGATgaacttgtgtttattttccttatttaaacaaaattaacacaaaaaataacCCGTTGGTATCGATTTCGTTTTCTCTTACACAGTACATCCTTTGTTCAAAAATTTCCGCCCTAAAATGATTACGTAACTTTGGCGCCTCTGGGCCACCGTTTCTTTTCCCTTTAAATTGACCAAATTGTAATAACATAAACAGACTTCTCAGCGCGGGAAAGAGACATCTGTTCGCCCGCAAAGTAAAATTAGCCGCCCTTCACTCTCATTGGTTTCGCCGCGGCTCTGCTCGTCTTCATTGGTCGAGCTTGACGTTAGCGTCATTTGTTTAAATCTCATTGGACAAAAAAGCCTCGACCATTCACTGCGTCCGGAGCGCCGCCATTCTGCCTATTGGTCCAAGTGCTTGCTTGGTGGATCTGTATGGCTGCTACTATTGGGTACTTCTAGCACGTGGGAACGGATCCTTGAAGCTGACTGGTTAGTCGACTGCTCAGGCGCGATTTTGCAACGCGGGACAACGTTCCTGTGGGCGCACACAGGTCAGTCCAGACTACCCGCTGCGACCAGAAGGGAACTCAACATCATATCTGACTGTATCTTTTGTGGATATTTTGTGGCGAAGGACGGATCCGACATATCTTTCTATTCCTCTTTGGAAATGAAGGAAATATTCACTCCAGACTGAAAAGGCACACTCTTTATAACTCTTACTTCTTGGTTGTAAAATAGTCAGTTAGAGTTGGAACTTTTGCAGTTTTGGCTGCCTTTTGCGACTAACGCCGGAGTTTTGACACCCATATAATGGCTGATAACAAGCATCCGCACGTTATTTTCTGCGACGACTCGCCAAAAAGAGTTTTGGTGTCCGTGATTAAGACCACCCCGATCAAACCCAGGAAGGCGGAGGCCCTGACGCCGACAAGCCCCGGATTCAGCGACTTCATGGTCTACCCGTGGAAATGGGGGGAGAACGCCCACAATGTGACTCTGAGCCCGGGCTCAGTGAGCGGGGCTTCGTCGCCTACCGGGACCCACACAGCCAGGGAAGCGGACACAGCTCCTTCACCTGACCAGATCAGAGTAGGTTCAGAGTATTTAAAGCGAAATGTTACTGCAAACTGTGTTGTATAGCATGCTGGTGCAAAGACTGAGCACTAAGCACTAGACTGAGTAGGCTACTTTCACTGCTATGGTTATTCTTACACAGTTTGAGGCTGTTGACAACACAGTAATACACAAATATCATAACGTCTTTAAGTTATAACAGCACTTTAACTGTATTTAACGAGGCTAACGTGTAATAACACAAGCTCTCAGAAGTAATGTGTGCACGTATGATGAACGTGAGACTTATTCCAAAATGAGTTTCGGAAGATTAATACAGTCTGGATGTTGAGGGATTATTTCTTGGCATACTTCTACTTAAAACCGTGACTTATGTTTGAAGTTTCCCTTAATAGGGCCGAAATGTggagtcatttaaaaaaaacgcCCGCGCATTAGGGTGTGACTTGGTGGATTTTAAACCCCAGCTACTTCCTGATTTTTGAGCAGCTGCTCAGGCATGACGTCTAGTCGCGCGCCAAAATGTAACCGGATGTGGATGATTTATAACGTGCACCCTGCTACAGTGTAACACGTGAGCTCAGCTAAGGAAATAGTGAGTGATATGTATTTGTATGAAATACAAATCACACTTAATATTGCTTTGTAATAacaaatgcacatgcatacaaatgTAGTACTAATGTGCCGGTTCTAAGTTACATTCTCGGAGCTTGATTCACGTGTAAATATGTTAGATTGTTGCTTGCTCTTGTTGCATTTCTTGCTCTGTCTGCCAAATGTGACTGCTGTTCAATAGGTACATCAAGTACTGATGCTGTTACTTCAGCTAATGTAAAAATTGTGTGTATTCTTGCTGTCAGGATGGTATCCGCAGAGGGCGTCCACGGGCTGACACTGTCCGGGAGCTCATAAGCGAGGGGGAGACTTCATCCAGCCGTATTCGCTGTAACATTTGCAACCGAGTGTTTCCCAGAGAGAAGTCTCTTCAGGCTCataagaggacacacacaggtgagaacaAACAATGCTCTGGCTTTTTGTGAATAGACAGGTGCCTCAAGTGGATGTGCCCTGGTTCCATAATGCCCTTTTCTACACAATTAGAAGCAGAGAAGGTCACAAAAAACACCTGTCAAACCACATGTTTGGCCTGTAGAGAACAACTGTTTTCAATCTAACAGTtcccatttttaattttgtgtataTGATATGAAAAGAATTGTGTATTAACAACTGAACTGTGAAACAATGGCAATACTGTTTCAAGAAAAATATCCCCTTGTCCCATCAGGAGAAAGACCCTATCTGTGTGACTACCCGAACTGTGGGAAAGCATTTGTCCAGAGTGGCCAGCTGAAGACGCACCAGCGGCTGCACACTGGGGAGAAACCCTTTGTCTGCTCAGAGAAAGGTTGGTTTGAAATGTGGATTTTACACAAGATCAAGCTGTTAAAGTGCACTcttgtggggtggggggggcttTTAGTTTTAGGTACTTTCCAATGACCTGAAAAGCACCTCAGTTATAGTGACTGACTGGACCTTTTAACTGAGTTATATTTGAAGCATTTGGAAAGTACCTGATAAAACGCCAAGCATACATTGTAATTATGTTGAAATATAAGTGTACAAGCCGGGGATCACTACCAGAATTTTATAGCATGgttaacaataacaacagtaaGATTTATTCCCTCTTCATAACATAAGCAAATCGCAAAAGGTCGTCGTTTCACATCTTTGATATTCTGTCCAGAAAGCCTTTAATGGTTTACTTAAGTTAATCATACCTGTTGCTTTCTGTGCAGGGTGTGGCAGTCGGTTCACACATGCCAACCGTCACTGTCCCAAGCATCCTTTCTCCCGCCTGAAGAGAGAGGAACCAAAGGAGGGCCTGGGAAAGGCCCAGTCTGTTGATAACAAAGCAGTGGCAGAGTGGCTGGCAAAGTAAGTGAATACACAGGACACCACATAGAAGTGACCTGTTTTGTGTCAGGTGCCATTAAATTGTGTATTCAAAGTCATTTTCTGCTTACAGTGTATGTTAATACACTCTCCTCTGACGCTGCAGATACTGGCAAACCCGTGAGCAGCGTGCCCCCACAACCACCAAGGTGAAGCCACAGGGCAAAGCAAGAGCAGAAGaccaggagcagcaggatcccaTGGAGTTTCTCCAGTccgatgaagaggaggaggccgcagaggaggagaagggcaGCCAGGCTGGAGGTGCCGCCAAGCGTCGCCTTCAGGAGCAACGAGAGCGTCTCCACGGTGCTTTGGCACTTATTGAGCTGGCCAACAACCTGTCTGCCTGAGCACCCAACCACGTCCTGGTCCTGGACACCCGTTCCCTGCCCCTCAAACCTCCCTTCCCCACCCGCCTTCCTGCATCATGTGCTGTAGCTAAAAATTGTTCATAAATGCAGATCAATGACTAGTTTAGTTAATTAAGTTGCAAAACCAGACTTTGAGAAAGAGCTGAATTGGCCTGAGATCAGTGTTATGCACAAGGATTATTATCCCCTCTCACAGCACCAGGAAGGCACAAGCTAAAGCACCTTATTCAGCTTCCATTTTACCCTTTTTTTAGGCTGCTATAATTGTAGATTTGACAATATGAagaatgtgtttctttctcttgtcttctgAAGGCAAAGGAAGAGTACctattttgttttaagttttgtttgCACTTTGATGGTAacgagtttgttttttttttaagtatggTGTGAGTGTAACAGAGTGTGTTATGACTGATGTATATATGGATTAAGTTCAGATGACAGAATGATACAGGGTGTGGTCAAACATAGGAAGTGTTACATTGCATTCCAACCGCTGGATGGCCTCTTGATCATGCTCCCAGGTTTCATCTCCAGCATTGTAAGCACAATTTCACTGCCACTAATTGCAGCAGTGGTGGTAGAAATGGACTGAGAAAGAATTGTGTTTATTCTCACTTAGACAGCACTGTCCCAGAAGTCTGCATAGGTGGACGAAAGCAAGTCAGGGGAGCTGGATCAGTCTGgcatgtaacattttttttttataaatatatatgccAAATGTGAAGTGATCATTGCAAGCCTAATTCAGAGTCTGGTTAGGCACAggacttttcaaaacaaaatccaaactgacagattttttttttaatcaataccTACATGCAATACTGGAGGTGCATAGGAAAAGCGCATCTGTAGGGGAGTATGCTGCCTTTGGATTTAGCTATTACACCTAAACATTACAGCTAATAAACAGTCTACAATACTTGAAGATCCGGAGTGCGCATTTAAACTTGCAGGCCTAAAGTTTTCCAACCAGTTgggagttttttgttttttttttttaaataaactgatgaTGTCGGCCACTTTTTATGTTCATATTCATCTCACTTCAGAGGTTAAATTGCgtgatatttatttaataatattttttttttattaatgtttgatACAACTTTTTGAGAGTCCTGGAATCATTGAATGTGTGCAGATAAATATTCTGGTGTCacgtttaaaaaacaaaaaaaaaagtccatttGGAAAATGTCACTAACATTAAACATCCCGTTGATTTGGATTAAGCACTTATAACCCCGTATTGAGACTTGGATTAAGCTTGCAATGCACTGAAGACTAAATTTGCCGTGTGTTTCTGGGAAATTGGCACCTGTTTTTCAGAAACGGGTTTGTGTAGTGGAgagttttgctttcttttctctttttttttttttttaaatgacactACATCCTTCAACACTGTATGAAGCCTCTCGTAACAACCCTGCCTCTGGTTTGGGGAAAACCTGCACCAACAACCAGTCCCTCTGTCACTCTAGCTGTGATATTTGAATCTGTTTGATTTACAAATGCATCATGTGGAGTTGCAGTGAAATTGAAAGGCAAGTGATTTGTTGATAATCAGAACACCAAATGATTTAATGTACCTGATTATAGTATATTTTGAAGCATTTCTAACCCTTAGTTTATTTTGTGGTTTGAGAAGAGTATGGCATTTAATATATAcacattgttgtgtttgttagcTTATTGAGTGTGCACAATTTGTGGAGAGCTTTGATGTTGaattttagtttcagttttccCCTCTGCTAACATCCTCCCAGCAGTTTTCATGTTAGTGACATGTATAGAGCTTGCTTGGTTAAACGTTTACTACACATTTCAAAGGCGAGATTTCTCCGACAGGCTGTCCACGCTGTTATGTAATTGTTGGTCTTCAATAAACATTCACTGAATCTGACCCAGAATTTATGTCTTCTTGTCTTGATTTAGTAGTGAAATTAAACAGGTAGCACAAgtaatgtatttgtaattttattttaaattaatacaAAGTTGTAAATGTAGAAGCAACACTATGCTCCAATATGGAGCAGAAAAGTGCCACCAAGTGGTGAATGTTAAAACTGTCCATTTAGTTTCCATTAGAAACTAGCTCCCCCTTAGTATCCCTGTTGAGTCTTCTGTAATATGAATCTTCAACTCTTGTGCTTCTTCTGTATTACTTCTAGGTGATTTGGTGATAAAGGTGAGATATGAGTATGCTAGTCCACCTGACATGctgcataaaaaaagaaaaagataagataaaagcAATTAATTGTTAGGCTGTAGAAAGCTACCTCTCAGCTGTTAGACAACAAGTTTGAGATCAGAGATGCCTGGCATATTTGACCTAGACATTGATAACAGATTATCTTATCTCTTTGGAAAATTCAGCGCTTGTAATCCGTTATGCTCTGGACTGGAATGTGGCAATTAATATCACAATGTTGCCcttataaaacagaaaatgttcaaaaactatgaggggaaaaaaatatcttcatcaTTATAGCCTGTTACAGAACATAGCTGCACTTGATAACATGTTTTGTTAAGAAAATATGATaacaaagaatggaaaaaaataattcttaCCAAATGCTGAGGCCGAGGAAATTGGTCCAAGAGAACAGGTAGTCTCCACCCACAAAAATGCCAATATAGGCTACTGCAACATTCTTAGGAAAATGTGAATATAAGTCAGTGATGATCTTGCTCATTGGGCACATGAAGAAACACAGTTACCTCCACCAAGGAGATTGTTTGAACATGTGCAGTGTGATGCAGACTCCAGATGCACCTTCTAGTTAGACCTTTAAGAATGAAAGTAAACCTAGAGAGTGGACAACCTTAGTGTGCTTTC harbors:
- the znf367 gene encoding zinc finger protein 367: MADNKHPHVIFCDDSPKRVLVSVIKTTPIKPRKAEALTPTSPGFSDFMVYPWKWGENAHNVTLSPGSVSGASSPTGTHTAREADTAPSPDQIRDGIRRGRPRADTVRELISEGETSSSRIRCNICNRVFPREKSLQAHKRTHTGERPYLCDYPNCGKAFVQSGQLKTHQRLHTGEKPFVCSEKGCGSRFTHANRHCPKHPFSRLKREEPKEGLGKAQSVDNKAVAEWLAKYWQTREQRAPTTTKVKPQGKARAEDQEQQDPMEFLQSDEEEEAAEEEKGSQAGGAAKRRLQEQRERLHGALALIELANNLSA